The following are from one region of the Salminus brasiliensis chromosome 14, fSalBra1.hap2, whole genome shotgun sequence genome:
- the LOC140576905 gene encoding protein sel-1 homolog 3 isoform X2 has protein sequence MKMKVKIWRSLSLVSRVTACAALLSVIHCDVSKRTTDSSSPALERSQLGDFVLLDLDSDSVTVESSAQVKYRCTRACRAGLEVVFSTPNTTGLVPFRRTWTHLRQFGKTKTRRIRLSFPPAVIYRRDFFMRWPVEARDVMVRAWLVHLDGSSHVGEDQYHQSLVRTFKFLQTVPLSGRPTQPQALSVAWGAGLMWNLTKDRLERCSPESDVVDLLAFPFASTGEKYGVIRTFSTFINGELEAARRHATEKPRLTLSVWLYLLDWCSQKYCGILRHINENKKYGSPLIMLSKAGEVVVQVYLVSREESAFTAHTSLPLRTWIRLDLFIQDSRAKLRITHADPTGGVAEATHLYKFQDSVSHNDTSGFFVIGGDIYMPGIRGYFGPIKYHRLGVEEVVSPLSPLRTLNLLDEAHTECEEIRQVTEGYIHALQDSHARSSDDVCESYYERLRRTFGWPRCTQTWSWDQRVKYSTVLKLLKMQEEQLILSGPRSSRSVALLSQQLFQDAVRKLGEVGAAGVGGPETVSSVTELLQGHAYSLMGALGDERLSLLHLGYKHMQGLDGFPKDHDMAYGYYANVGRQTSIDRDKVKDSEQSITEHVHLTSVEEVQMHTGEEGDIVPFLRLQAERGNIESQKSLARMLFWGSNGVKKDVSEAVKWFAKSGLQMTDATAMYDYGILLLKGTGVKRNRTLGLKFLKKAADMGSVAALNGLGWYYSTLEKDDRKAVHYFDLAARNGSRDGVFNLGVYHLKGAHPDRPGKNETAAFQCFLKAGQLGHVEAAVEAALSLSRGTLAGVRRDPEKAVILLKQISEKNGYLGFTVREALKTYQRGSWDEALVKYAMLAETGLVVAQNNAAHLCEVLKHDSSCQWRYHNYSTYNHAPHESGLLTMGDHYSAVGDMVKAIALYSRAALQGSPQGIYNLAALTAEGYSISRNVLEQMWIPAELDKSTVVERLLLRCREVEGAKDDLSPCSLALFGMQVGKAWRNLTRSSTQLTVVWGSLTVLLLFVLAIGTQSALSHYSAAHANQSSVRQRDPVNQASMETTLDAAAVHQSGRPGAIQIGRPLREAADLVITATGVCVCALCVMLLTHLF, from the exons atgaagatgaaggtgaagatctggaggagttTGAGCTTGGTCAGCAGAGTGACCGCGTGCGCTGCGCTGCTCTCCGTG ATCCATTGCGATGTCTCCAAACGCACCACTGACTCATCATCGCCCGCTCTGGAGAGGAGTCAGCTTGGAGATTTTGTGCTGTTGGACCTGGACTCTGATTCAGTCACAGTTGAATCCAGTGCGCAGGTGAAGTACAGGTGTACCAGAGCCTGTAGAGCCGGGCTGGAGGTTGTGTTCTCCACTCCAAACACCACCGGGCTCGTGCCTTTCAGAAGAACATGGACTCACCTCAGACAGTTCGGAAAGACAAAGACGAGGCGGATTCGGCTCTCCTTCCCTCCGGCCGTGATTTACAGAAGAGACTTCTTCATGAGGTGGCCTGTGGAAGCCCGCGATGTGATGGTCAGGGCTTGGCTGGTCCACCTGGATGGTAGCAGCCATGTTGGAGAAGATCAGTATCACCAGTCTCTGGTCAGAACTTTTAAATTTCTCCAGACTGTCCCGCTCTCTGGACGTCCTACGCAACCACAGGCCTTATCAGTGGCTTGGGGGGCGGGGCTAATGTGGAATCTGACCAAAGACAGACTGGAGCGATGCTCTCCAGAGTCGG ATGTTGTGGATCTGCTAGCGTTCCCCTTTGCCAGCACAGGAGAGAAATATGGAGTCATCCGCACGTTCTCCACCTTCATCAACGGAGAGCTGGAGGCTGCACGTCGGCATGCTACAGAAAAGCCCAG ACTGACCCTGTCGGTGTGGTTGTACCTGCTGGACTGGTGCAGCCAAAAATACTGCGGCATCCTCAGGCACATCAACGAGAACAAGAAGTACGGCAGTCCTCTCATAATGCTGTCGAAGGCAG GTGAGGTGGTGGTGCAGGTGTATTTGGTCTCCAGAGAGGAATCTGCGTTCACAGCCCACACTTCTCTCCCCCTCCGGACCTGGATCCGACTGGACCTCTTCATCCAGGACTCAAGG GCAAAACTCAGAATTACACACGCAGATCCTACAGGGGGCGTGGCGGAGGCAACACACTTGTACAA ATTTCAGGATTCTGTTTCGCATAATGACACCTCAGGATTCTTCGTGATTGGAGGCGACATCTACATGCCCGGCATTCGTGGCTATTTTGGACCAATCAAATACCACCGTCTAGGAGTCGAAGAG GTGGTCAGTCCTCTGTCTCCACTGAGGACCCTAAATCTTCTGGATGAAGCCCACACAGAGTGTGAGGAGATCAGACAGGTCACTGAGGGCTACATACACGCTCTACAAGACAGCCATGCCAGATCCTCTGATG ATGTGTGTGAGTCTTATTACGAGAGGTTGAGGAGGACGTTCGGCTGGCCGAGGTGCACGCAGACGTGGTCATGGGATCAGCGGGTCAAATACAGCACTGTTCTGAAGCTTCTCAAAATGCAGGAAGAACAGTTGATTCTCTCAG GCCCGCGGAGCAGCAGAAGCGTCGCGCTCTTAAGTCAGCAGCTCTTCCAGGACGCGGTGAGGAAGTTAGGTGAAGTGGGAGCTGCTGGTGTGGGTGGGCCGGAGACTGTGTCCTCTGTAACTGAGCTGCTGCAG GGTCACGCGTACAGCCTGATGGGCGCTTTAGGAGACGAGCGCCTGTCTCTGCTTCATCTCGGCTATAAGCACATGCAGGGACTTGACGGCTTCCCTAAGGACCACGACATGGCATATGGTTATTATGCGAATGTGGGCCGGCAGACCAGCATTGACCGAGACAAGGTCAAAGACTCTGAG CAATCCATCACTGAGCATGTACACCTGACGAGTGTGGAGGAGGTGCAGATGCATACAGGGGAGGAGGGGGATATTGTGCCGTTCCTCAGACTGCAGGCAGAGAGAGGAAACATCGAGTCCCAG aaATCACTGGCACGGATGTTGTTCTGGGGCAGTAACGGTGTGAAAAAGGACGTCAGTGAAGCAGTGAAATGGTTTGCTAAGAGCGGCCTGCAGATGACTGATGCCACAGCCATGTACGACTACGGCATCCTCCTGCTGAAG GGTACTGGCGTGAAGAGGAACCGAACACTGGGACTAAAATTTTTGAAGAAGGCAGCTGacatg GGTTCTGTGGCTGCTCTGAACGGTCTGGGCTGGTACTACAGCACTTTGGAAAAAGACGACAGGAAAGCCGTGCACTACTTTGACCTGGCGGCTCGTAATGGCAGCCGGGACGGGGTCTTCAACCTGGGCGTTTACCACCTAAAGGGGGCCCACCCAGACAGACCGGGGAAGAATGAG ACGGCTGCATTTCAGTGTTTCCTGAAGGCCGGCCAACTGGGACACGTGGAGGCCGCAGTGGAGGCCGCACTGTCACTCTCTAGAGGAACCTTGGCAGGGGTCCGCAGAGACCCTGAGAAGGCTGTGAT TCTGCTGAAGCAGATCAGCGAGAAGAACGGCTACCTGGGCTTCACTGTCCGAGAAGCTCTAAAAACGTACCAACGGGGCTCCTG GGATGAGGCTCTGGTGAAATACGCTATGCTAGCAGAGACTGGTCTCGTTGTGGCGCAGAACAATGCCGCCCACCTCTGTGAG GTGCTGAAGCATGACTCCAGCTGCCAGTGGAGGTATCATAACTACTCCACCTATAACCACGCTCCTCATGAATCTG GTCTGCTGACGATGGGGGATCACTACAGTGCTGTTGGTGATATGGTAAAGGCTATAGCGCTGTATAGCAGAGCAGCACTACAGGGCAGTCCTCAG GGAATTTACAACCTGGCAGCTCTGACTGCAGAAGGATACAGCATCTCCAGAAACGTTCTGGAGCAGATGTGGATCCCGGCGGAGCTGGACAAGAGCACTGTGGTGGAGAGACTGTTACTGAG GTGCAGGGAGGTTGAGGGCGCGAAGGACGACTTAAGCCCGTGTTCTCTGGCTCTGTTCGGGATGCAGGTGGGAAAAGCATGGCGAAACTTGACCCGCAGCAGCACGCAGCTGACCGTGGTCTGGGGAAGCCTCACCGTTCTCCTCTTGTTCGTGCTGGCCATCGGGACACAAAGTGCTCTGT CCCACTACTCTGCCGCTCACGCTAACCAGTCATCAGTGAGGCAAAGAGATCCTGTCAATCAAGCAAGCATGGAAACCACACTGGACGCAGCAGCTGTCCATCAAAGTGGCCGACCTGGCGCGATTCAGATCGGACGGCCACTGCGGGAGGCAGCTGACCTGGTGATCACGGCcactggagtgtgtgtatgcgccCTGTGTGTGATGCTTCTGACTCATCTGTTTTGA
- the LOC140576905 gene encoding protein sel-1 homolog 3 isoform X1 — protein sequence MKMKVKIWRSLSLVSRVTACAALLSVIHCDVSKRTTDSSSPALERSQLGDFVLLDLDSDSVTVESSAQVKYRCTRACRAGLEVVFSTPNTTGLVPFRRTWTHLRQFGKTKTRRIRLSFPPAVIYRRDFFMRWPVEARDVMVRAWLVHLDGSSHVGEDQYHQSLVRTFKFLQTVPLSGRPTQPQALSVAWGAGLMWNLTKDRLERCSPESDVVDLLAFPFASTGEKYGVIRTFSTFINGELEAARRHATEKPRLTLSVWLYLLDWCSQKYCGILRHINENKKYGSPLIMLSKAGEVVVQVYLVSREESAFTAHTSLPLRTWIRLDLFIQDSRAKLRITHADPTGGVAEATHLYKFQDSVSHNDTSGFFVIGGDIYMPGIRGYFGPIKYHRLGVEEVVSPLSPLRTLNLLDEAHTECEEIRQVTEGYIHALQDSHARSSDDVCESYYERLRRTFGWPRCTQTWSWDQRVKYSTVLKLLKMQEEQLILSGPRSSRSVALLSQQLFQDAVRKLGEVGAAGVGGPETVSSVTELLQVCSCWGHHQASLMLATLHLTGLGLPPDQERGHAYSLMGALGDERLSLLHLGYKHMQGLDGFPKDHDMAYGYYANVGRQTSIDRDKVKDSEQSITEHVHLTSVEEVQMHTGEEGDIVPFLRLQAERGNIESQKSLARMLFWGSNGVKKDVSEAVKWFAKSGLQMTDATAMYDYGILLLKGTGVKRNRTLGLKFLKKAADMGSVAALNGLGWYYSTLEKDDRKAVHYFDLAARNGSRDGVFNLGVYHLKGAHPDRPGKNETAAFQCFLKAGQLGHVEAAVEAALSLSRGTLAGVRRDPEKAVILLKQISEKNGYLGFTVREALKTYQRGSWDEALVKYAMLAETGLVVAQNNAAHLCEVLKHDSSCQWRYHNYSTYNHAPHESGLLTMGDHYSAVGDMVKAIALYSRAALQGSPQGIYNLAALTAEGYSISRNVLEQMWIPAELDKSTVVERLLLRCREVEGAKDDLSPCSLALFGMQVGKAWRNLTRSSTQLTVVWGSLTVLLLFVLAIGTQSALSHYSAAHANQSSVRQRDPVNQASMETTLDAAAVHQSGRPGAIQIGRPLREAADLVITATGVCVCALCVMLLTHLF from the exons atgaagatgaaggtgaagatctggaggagttTGAGCTTGGTCAGCAGAGTGACCGCGTGCGCTGCGCTGCTCTCCGTG ATCCATTGCGATGTCTCCAAACGCACCACTGACTCATCATCGCCCGCTCTGGAGAGGAGTCAGCTTGGAGATTTTGTGCTGTTGGACCTGGACTCTGATTCAGTCACAGTTGAATCCAGTGCGCAGGTGAAGTACAGGTGTACCAGAGCCTGTAGAGCCGGGCTGGAGGTTGTGTTCTCCACTCCAAACACCACCGGGCTCGTGCCTTTCAGAAGAACATGGACTCACCTCAGACAGTTCGGAAAGACAAAGACGAGGCGGATTCGGCTCTCCTTCCCTCCGGCCGTGATTTACAGAAGAGACTTCTTCATGAGGTGGCCTGTGGAAGCCCGCGATGTGATGGTCAGGGCTTGGCTGGTCCACCTGGATGGTAGCAGCCATGTTGGAGAAGATCAGTATCACCAGTCTCTGGTCAGAACTTTTAAATTTCTCCAGACTGTCCCGCTCTCTGGACGTCCTACGCAACCACAGGCCTTATCAGTGGCTTGGGGGGCGGGGCTAATGTGGAATCTGACCAAAGACAGACTGGAGCGATGCTCTCCAGAGTCGG ATGTTGTGGATCTGCTAGCGTTCCCCTTTGCCAGCACAGGAGAGAAATATGGAGTCATCCGCACGTTCTCCACCTTCATCAACGGAGAGCTGGAGGCTGCACGTCGGCATGCTACAGAAAAGCCCAG ACTGACCCTGTCGGTGTGGTTGTACCTGCTGGACTGGTGCAGCCAAAAATACTGCGGCATCCTCAGGCACATCAACGAGAACAAGAAGTACGGCAGTCCTCTCATAATGCTGTCGAAGGCAG GTGAGGTGGTGGTGCAGGTGTATTTGGTCTCCAGAGAGGAATCTGCGTTCACAGCCCACACTTCTCTCCCCCTCCGGACCTGGATCCGACTGGACCTCTTCATCCAGGACTCAAGG GCAAAACTCAGAATTACACACGCAGATCCTACAGGGGGCGTGGCGGAGGCAACACACTTGTACAA ATTTCAGGATTCTGTTTCGCATAATGACACCTCAGGATTCTTCGTGATTGGAGGCGACATCTACATGCCCGGCATTCGTGGCTATTTTGGACCAATCAAATACCACCGTCTAGGAGTCGAAGAG GTGGTCAGTCCTCTGTCTCCACTGAGGACCCTAAATCTTCTGGATGAAGCCCACACAGAGTGTGAGGAGATCAGACAGGTCACTGAGGGCTACATACACGCTCTACAAGACAGCCATGCCAGATCCTCTGATG ATGTGTGTGAGTCTTATTACGAGAGGTTGAGGAGGACGTTCGGCTGGCCGAGGTGCACGCAGACGTGGTCATGGGATCAGCGGGTCAAATACAGCACTGTTCTGAAGCTTCTCAAAATGCAGGAAGAACAGTTGATTCTCTCAG GCCCGCGGAGCAGCAGAAGCGTCGCGCTCTTAAGTCAGCAGCTCTTCCAGGACGCGGTGAGGAAGTTAGGTGAAGTGGGAGCTGCTGGTGTGGGTGGGCCGGAGACTGTGTCCTCTGTAACTGAGCTGCTGCAGGTGTGCTCATGCTGGGGTCATCACCAGGCTTCTCTCATGCTCGCCACTTTGCACCTGACTGGCCTCGGGCTGCCACCTGACCAGGAACGG GGTCACGCGTACAGCCTGATGGGCGCTTTAGGAGACGAGCGCCTGTCTCTGCTTCATCTCGGCTATAAGCACATGCAGGGACTTGACGGCTTCCCTAAGGACCACGACATGGCATATGGTTATTATGCGAATGTGGGCCGGCAGACCAGCATTGACCGAGACAAGGTCAAAGACTCTGAG CAATCCATCACTGAGCATGTACACCTGACGAGTGTGGAGGAGGTGCAGATGCATACAGGGGAGGAGGGGGATATTGTGCCGTTCCTCAGACTGCAGGCAGAGAGAGGAAACATCGAGTCCCAG aaATCACTGGCACGGATGTTGTTCTGGGGCAGTAACGGTGTGAAAAAGGACGTCAGTGAAGCAGTGAAATGGTTTGCTAAGAGCGGCCTGCAGATGACTGATGCCACAGCCATGTACGACTACGGCATCCTCCTGCTGAAG GGTACTGGCGTGAAGAGGAACCGAACACTGGGACTAAAATTTTTGAAGAAGGCAGCTGacatg GGTTCTGTGGCTGCTCTGAACGGTCTGGGCTGGTACTACAGCACTTTGGAAAAAGACGACAGGAAAGCCGTGCACTACTTTGACCTGGCGGCTCGTAATGGCAGCCGGGACGGGGTCTTCAACCTGGGCGTTTACCACCTAAAGGGGGCCCACCCAGACAGACCGGGGAAGAATGAG ACGGCTGCATTTCAGTGTTTCCTGAAGGCCGGCCAACTGGGACACGTGGAGGCCGCAGTGGAGGCCGCACTGTCACTCTCTAGAGGAACCTTGGCAGGGGTCCGCAGAGACCCTGAGAAGGCTGTGAT TCTGCTGAAGCAGATCAGCGAGAAGAACGGCTACCTGGGCTTCACTGTCCGAGAAGCTCTAAAAACGTACCAACGGGGCTCCTG GGATGAGGCTCTGGTGAAATACGCTATGCTAGCAGAGACTGGTCTCGTTGTGGCGCAGAACAATGCCGCCCACCTCTGTGAG GTGCTGAAGCATGACTCCAGCTGCCAGTGGAGGTATCATAACTACTCCACCTATAACCACGCTCCTCATGAATCTG GTCTGCTGACGATGGGGGATCACTACAGTGCTGTTGGTGATATGGTAAAGGCTATAGCGCTGTATAGCAGAGCAGCACTACAGGGCAGTCCTCAG GGAATTTACAACCTGGCAGCTCTGACTGCAGAAGGATACAGCATCTCCAGAAACGTTCTGGAGCAGATGTGGATCCCGGCGGAGCTGGACAAGAGCACTGTGGTGGAGAGACTGTTACTGAG GTGCAGGGAGGTTGAGGGCGCGAAGGACGACTTAAGCCCGTGTTCTCTGGCTCTGTTCGGGATGCAGGTGGGAAAAGCATGGCGAAACTTGACCCGCAGCAGCACGCAGCTGACCGTGGTCTGGGGAAGCCTCACCGTTCTCCTCTTGTTCGTGCTGGCCATCGGGACACAAAGTGCTCTGT CCCACTACTCTGCCGCTCACGCTAACCAGTCATCAGTGAGGCAAAGAGATCCTGTCAATCAAGCAAGCATGGAAACCACACTGGACGCAGCAGCTGTCCATCAAAGTGGCCGACCTGGCGCGATTCAGATCGGACGGCCACTGCGGGAGGCAGCTGACCTGGTGATCACGGCcactggagtgtgtgtatgcgccCTGTGTGTGATGCTTCTGACTCATCTGTTTTGA
- the psmb11b gene encoding proteasome subunit beta type-11b: MALQDVCGFLNTPFGHRNALLLSSSFPDGTPCLPGRGFGADSVSGLLQKSSTSSSPIEFYVPVHEYLLENPVEFGQVRPFFNSDWTNPTTGDHLHHSTLSESLRSPIPLSICPSVPAPFHLGHGTTTLGFVFQGGVIAAADSRSSCSGLVACPAAQKILPVHSHLVGTTSGTSADCALWKRILARELRLYQLRYRRRLSTAGAAKLLSNMLHPFKGTELCVAATLCGWDGDESRGGAAETSGDQRPMDGGPQPTTSQAVKGSDGNTRPVAVSGTTVQQAVNPSGPRLFYVCSDGLRLQGELFSVGSGSPYAYSMLDGRIHWGLSVDEAVSIAREAVYRATYRDAYSGNNVDLYHVTAKGWKRRKREDLKEEYYREKERERRTVDERKRGTETTRLRLDEQLC; this comes from the coding sequence ATGGCTTTGCAAGATGTTTGCGGgttcctcaacaccccattcgGTCATCGGAATGCTCTACTGTTGTCCTCGTCTTTCCCGGACGGGACCCCTTGCTTGCCTGGAAGGGGATTCGGGGCAGATTCGGTTTCAGGGTTGCTTCAGAAGAGCAGTACTTCATCCAGCCCTATAGAATTTTATGTGCCGGTGCATGAATACCTGCTGGAGAACCCTGTTGAGTTCGGTCAAGTCCGACCCTTCTTCAACTCGGACTGGACAAATCCCACCACCGGCGATCACCTCCACCACTCTACACTTTCAGAGTCCCTCCGATCCCCCatccctctctccatctgtccCTCAGTTCCCGCCCCGTTCCACCTGGGTCACGGCACCACCACGCTGGGATTCGTCTTCCAGGGCGGCGTCATTGCCGCCGCCGACTCCCGCTCCAGTTGCTCTGGGCTGGTGGCCTGTCCGGCGGCCCAGAAGATCCTGCCTGTCCACTCCCACCTGGTGGGAACCACCTCAGGCACCTCGGCCGACTGCGCCCTTTGGAAGCGCATCCTGGCGCGGGAGTTACGGCTGTACCAGCTGCGGTACCGAAGGAGGCTCTCGACGGCGGGTGCTGCCAAGCTGCTGTCCAACATGCTGCACCCGTTCAAGGGCACAGAGCTGTGCGTGGCTGCTACTCTGTGTGGATGGGATGGGGATGAGTCTCGAGGTGGGGCGGCCGAGACAAGTGGAGATCAAAGACCAATGGATGGGGGTCCTCAACCTACCACTTCACAAGCAGTCAAGGGGTCTGACGGAAATACTCGACCAGTGGCAGTCAGTGGAACAACTGTTCAACAGGCAGTAAACCCGTCTGGTCCGAGGCTCTTCTACGTGTGCAGTGATGGTCTCCGCCTGCAGGGGGAGCTCTTCTCTGTGGGCTCTGGTTCTCCGTACGCTTACTCCATGCTGGACGGGAGGATTCACTGGGGCCTGAGTGTGGACGAAGCTGTCTCCATAGCTAGGGAAGCCGTCTACAGGGCCACGTATCGAGACGCTTACTCAGGCAACAACGTGGACCTCTACCATGTTACTGCTAAGGGGTGGAAACGCAGGAAAAGAGAGGATCTTAAGGAGGAATattacagagagaaagagagggagaggaggacgGTGGACGAGAGGAAACGGGGGACAGAGACAACGAGACTCAGGCTAGATGAGCAGCTGTGTTAA